A portion of the Candidatus Methylomirabilota bacterium genome contains these proteins:
- a CDS encoding GNAT family protein, producing the protein MLGPLLEGSRIRLEPPSPEHMAAWTRWRADVQVTRYLTFRTPRTLQGQAESLEAAAKDQFAVFWSVMISESGQHVGGASLEKINWRTRNAESALTLGETSAWGKGYATAAGALLTRYAFRELNLEKVWATVMGDNASRKTLEKLGYRQCGLMRRHGFVDGRWYDQWIGEILRDEWEAREENKR; encoded by the coding sequence GTGCTGGGGCCCCTTCTCGAGGGCAGCAGGATCCGGCTGGAGCCGCCGAGTCCGGAGCACATGGCCGCGTGGACTCGCTGGCGCGCCGACGTGCAGGTAACGCGCTACCTGACCTTCCGCACGCCGAGGACGCTCCAAGGACAGGCGGAGTCGCTCGAGGCGGCGGCCAAGGATCAGTTCGCGGTCTTCTGGTCCGTCATGATCAGCGAGAGCGGCCAGCACGTCGGCGGCGCGTCGCTCGAGAAGATCAATTGGCGGACCCGAAACGCCGAGAGCGCCCTCACGCTCGGCGAGACGTCGGCGTGGGGCAAGGGCTACGCGACGGCGGCGGGGGCGCTGCTGACGCGGTACGCGTTCCGGGAGCTCAACCTCGAAAAGGTCTGGGCGACCGTCATGGGCGACAACGCAAGCCGGAAGACGCTCGAGAAGCTCGGCTACCGCCAGTGCGGCCTCATGCGCCGCCACGGCTTCGTGGACGGGCGCTGGTACGATCAATGGATCGGCGAGATCCTGAGGGACGAGTGGGAAGCCCGCGAGGAGAACAAGCGATGA
- a CDS encoding acyl-CoA dehydrogenase family protein: protein NHSTNALFFDNMEIPAGSLVGQEGKGFSYILDGMNAERILVASDSLGDARWFIEKAVAYSSQRVIFGRPIGANQGVQFPIAKAHMAIEAADLMRTKAAKMFDAGIPCGPEANMAKYLASEAAIDAGNACMDCHGGYAFAEEYDIERKFRESRLYRAAPINNNLIMAYVGEHVLGMPRSY from the coding sequence TGAACCACTCGACCAACGCCCTCTTCTTCGACAACATGGAGATCCCCGCCGGCAGCCTCGTGGGACAGGAGGGCAAGGGCTTCTCCTACATCCTCGACGGCATGAACGCCGAGCGCATCCTGGTCGCCTCGGACTCGCTCGGAGACGCGCGGTGGTTCATCGAGAAGGCCGTCGCCTACTCGAGCCAGCGCGTCATCTTCGGCAGGCCCATCGGCGCGAACCAGGGAGTCCAGTTCCCCATCGCCAAGGCGCACATGGCCATCGAGGCCGCCGATCTCATGCGCACCAAGGCGGCCAAGATGTTCGACGCCGGGATCCCGTGCGGGCCCGAGGCCAACATGGCCAAGTACCTCGCCTCCGAGGCGGCCATCGACGCCGGCAACGCCTGCATGGACTGCCACGGCGGCTACGCCTTCGCCGAGGAGTACGACATCGAGCGCAAGTTCCGGGAGTCGCGCCTCTACCGCGCGGCGCCGATCAACAACAACCTGATCATGGCCTACGTCGGGGAGCACGTCCTCGGCATGCCGCGCTCGTACTGA
- a CDS encoding class I SAM-dependent methyltransferase: protein MTKRAQTMLRLMDRAVTEWHIPVVGREKGRVIKGLLAKHAPTRGIEIGSLFGYSAILIAGNMPRGGRLTCLENNPYLAKFCQSNADHAGLKGRVKVVVGDALRVLPLLRGPVDFMLLDAKKEDYLDYLKAVEPRLVRGALIIADNTGIYRRDVKPYLSHVRGGAPYTSREYDFGFDCMEVSVFRG, encoded by the coding sequence ATGACCAAGCGCGCGCAGACGATGCTGCGGCTGATGGACCGGGCCGTGACCGAGTGGCACATCCCCGTTGTCGGCCGCGAGAAGGGGCGCGTGATCAAGGGGCTCCTCGCGAAGCACGCGCCCACGCGCGGCATCGAGATCGGCTCGCTCTTCGGCTACTCGGCGATCCTGATCGCGGGCAACATGCCGCGCGGCGGCAGGCTCACGTGCCTCGAGAACAACCCGTACCTCGCCAAATTCTGCCAGTCGAACGCCGACCACGCCGGGCTCAAGGGCCGCGTCAAGGTGGTCGTGGGCGACGCGCTCCGCGTGCTGCCGCTCCTGCGGGGCCCCGTCGACTTCATGCTGCTCGACGCGAAGAAGGAAGACTACCTGGACTACCTCAAGGCCGTCGAGCCGCGGCTCGTCAGGGGCGCGCTCATCATCGCGGACAATACCGGCATCTACCGCCGCGACGTAAAACCCTACCTGTCCCACGTGCGGGGCGGCGCTCCGTACACGAGCCGCGAATACGACTTCGGCTTCGACTGCATGGAAGTCTCCGTGTTCCGCGGGTAG
- a CDS encoding hydroxymethylglutaryl-CoA lyase, producing MKLPKRVTVCEVGTRDGFQIEPDFIPTEQKIEVVNLLSATGMPRIEVTSFVSPKAVPQLKDAEAVMAGITRRPGTRYSALVPNDKGAVRAVDAGVDDIHTVVSASESHNLANVNMSIAESIVKLKATAEVAHRGAKPVYAGISCSFGCPFEGEVPVAQLESVVSRLVDLGAKGIGLADTTGMANPAQVVRVLEHLMPRFPKVEWTLHTHDTRAMAIPNILAAMEMGVSNFDGSIGGLGGCPFAPGASGNVCTEDLVHCLWAMGVETGIDLDALVGVSKRVQEIVGRALPGQIVKAGKWSRRYPLPDGVQSRLAAK from the coding sequence ATGAAGCTGCCCAAGCGCGTGACGGTTTGCGAGGTGGGGACGCGGGACGGGTTCCAGATCGAGCCCGACTTCATCCCGACCGAGCAGAAGATCGAGGTCGTCAATCTTCTGTCGGCCACGGGGATGCCGCGGATCGAGGTGACGTCGTTCGTCTCGCCCAAGGCCGTGCCGCAGCTCAAGGACGCCGAGGCGGTGATGGCGGGGATCACGCGGCGGCCGGGGACGCGCTACTCGGCGCTCGTGCCCAACGACAAGGGCGCCGTCCGCGCGGTCGACGCGGGCGTGGACGACATCCACACCGTGGTCTCGGCCAGCGAGAGCCACAACCTGGCCAACGTCAACATGTCCATCGCCGAGTCCATCGTCAAGCTCAAGGCGACGGCGGAGGTCGCGCACCGGGGCGCCAAGCCCGTCTACGCCGGCATCTCCTGCTCCTTCGGCTGCCCCTTCGAGGGCGAGGTGCCCGTGGCGCAGCTCGAGTCCGTGGTGTCGCGATTGGTGGACCTGGGAGCGAAGGGAATAGGCCTCGCCGACACCACGGGCATGGCCAATCCGGCTCAAGTCGTGCGCGTCCTCGAGCACCTGATGCCGCGCTTCCCCAAGGTCGAGTGGACCCTCCACACCCACGACACGCGCGCGATGGCGATCCCGAACATCCTGGCCGCCATGGAGATGGGCGTGAGCAACTTCGACGGCTCGATCGGCGGGCTCGGCGGCTGTCCCTTCGCCCCCGGTGCCTCGGGCAACGTCTGCACCGAGGACCTCGTCCACTGCCTCTGGGCCATGGGCGTCGAGACCGGCATCGACCTCGACGCGCTGGTCGGCGTCTCCAAGCGCGTCCAGGAGATCGTCGGACGCGCGCTGCCAGGACAGATCGTCAAGGCGGGCAAGTGGAGCCGGCGCTATCCCCTGCCCGACGGCGTCCAGTCGCGCCTGGCGGCCAAGTAG